A region of Salinibacter sp. 10B DNA encodes the following proteins:
- the ruvA gene encoding Holliday junction branch migration protein RuvA, whose translation MIAYVSGTLVDKTPETALVDVSGLGYRVHVPTSTYKRLPETDEDVTLHTYHYLREDKEALYGFATKAELKVFETMTDVSRVGPKLALSALSSMQPSELRDHVMDENTSRLTEISGVGSKTANRLVVELRDSFADLDVFEDSSPISGGSQARAEARADALKALTELGLSKADAERAIRAVLRDDAGIQSADELTQRALKESQD comes from the coding sequence ATGATCGCTTACGTCTCCGGCACACTCGTCGACAAAACCCCTGAGACCGCCCTCGTGGACGTCAGCGGCCTCGGCTATCGTGTCCATGTGCCGACCTCCACATACAAGCGCCTGCCCGAAACCGACGAGGACGTGACCCTCCACACCTATCACTACCTTCGCGAGGACAAGGAGGCGCTCTACGGCTTCGCCACGAAGGCTGAACTCAAGGTTTTCGAGACGATGACCGACGTGTCGCGAGTGGGCCCCAAACTAGCGCTCTCGGCGCTCTCGTCAATGCAGCCGTCTGAGCTGCGCGATCACGTCATGGATGAGAACACGAGCCGCCTCACCGAAATCTCAGGCGTGGGCAGCAAGACGGCAAATCGGCTCGTCGTGGAGCTCCGCGACAGCTTTGCGGACCTGGATGTATTTGAAGACTCCTCTCCCATCAGCGGCGGCTCTCAGGCCCGGGCCGAGGCGCGCGCCGATGCCTTGAAGGCCCTCACCGAACTTGGGCTCAGCAAGGCGGATGCCGAGCGTGCCATCCGGGCCGTCCTCCGCGACGATGCCGGCATTCAATCTGCCGACGAGCTCACACAACGCGCCCTCAAGGAAAGCCAAGACTAG
- a CDS encoding NAD+ synthase, protein MKIALAQINPTIGDLDGNRQLLLRYARQAHDQGADLVVFPELSVTGYPPQDLLENPFFRKAAQQTVDRIAQELPSDLGVLLGAPVPNPDQFGKPLYNAALLLENGQVQDHVAKTLLPTYDIFDEDRYFEPAEERRVIEWRGLRLGVHVCEDMWNVHRPEGYAGNHRYECDPVAEIGACDPDLFINLSASPFSIGKHAVRDDLVKHICRRHERPFLLCNQVGANTEIIYDGDSRIHTADGTQVECAASFEEDLLFWDTDAPVSPCRTERDPIADLHDALVLGIRDYYEKTGIFDKALVGLSGGIDSAVTCALATAALGPDRVVGVTMPSEISSEGSITDSEALTHNLGIEFKEIPIKPAVDAFDTMLADEFADTEPGVAEENIQSRARGVTLMALSNKFGHLLLSTGNKSEMAVGYVTLYGDTNGGVAVLSDVLKTRVYKLAHYINERADTDVIPQNTIDKPPSAELRKNQKDTDSLPPYETLDAILERYVEKKKELGTIVGETGLDEDLVRDVLRLVDRNEYKRRQAPPGLRVTEKAFGIGRRIPIVMQWDREAGEALASERPLPR, encoded by the coding sequence ATGAAGATCGCCCTCGCCCAGATCAACCCCACCATCGGGGACCTGGACGGCAACCGACAACTCCTTCTTCGCTACGCCCGGCAGGCACACGACCAGGGCGCCGACCTCGTCGTCTTTCCGGAGCTTTCGGTGACCGGGTACCCCCCTCAGGACCTGCTGGAGAATCCATTCTTTCGGAAGGCGGCGCAGCAAACTGTGGATCGGATTGCACAGGAGCTCCCGTCCGATCTTGGGGTACTACTGGGGGCCCCCGTGCCCAATCCCGACCAGTTCGGAAAACCGCTCTACAACGCCGCGCTTCTCCTCGAAAACGGACAGGTGCAGGACCACGTTGCCAAAACCCTGCTCCCGACGTACGACATCTTCGACGAGGACCGCTATTTCGAGCCCGCAGAGGAACGGCGCGTGATCGAGTGGCGCGGACTGCGGCTCGGGGTACACGTGTGTGAAGACATGTGGAATGTTCACCGTCCCGAAGGCTACGCAGGCAACCACCGCTACGAGTGCGATCCAGTGGCGGAAATTGGCGCGTGCGACCCCGACCTCTTCATCAACCTCAGCGCATCGCCGTTCTCCATCGGCAAGCACGCGGTGCGCGACGATCTCGTGAAGCACATCTGCCGCCGCCACGAGCGCCCCTTCCTCCTCTGCAATCAGGTAGGTGCCAACACTGAAATCATCTACGACGGCGACAGCCGCATCCACACTGCCGACGGCACGCAGGTGGAGTGCGCCGCCTCCTTCGAGGAAGACCTACTCTTCTGGGATACTGACGCCCCCGTGTCCCCTTGCCGAACCGAGCGGGACCCGATCGCCGATCTGCATGACGCTCTGGTCCTCGGCATCCGCGACTATTACGAAAAGACCGGGATCTTCGACAAGGCACTGGTTGGACTTTCCGGCGGCATCGACTCGGCGGTCACCTGCGCTCTGGCCACCGCCGCCCTGGGCCCCGATCGTGTCGTCGGCGTCACCATGCCGTCCGAAATCTCATCGGAGGGCTCCATTACCGACTCAGAAGCTCTGACCCACAACCTCGGCATCGAGTTCAAGGAGATCCCGATCAAGCCGGCCGTCGACGCCTTCGACACGATGCTCGCCGACGAATTTGCCGACACGGAGCCGGGCGTGGCCGAGGAGAACATTCAGTCCCGCGCCCGCGGCGTAACACTGATGGCCCTCTCAAACAAGTTTGGGCACCTCCTTCTCTCCACCGGCAACAAGAGCGAAATGGCCGTGGGCTACGTCACCCTCTACGGCGACACGAACGGCGGTGTGGCCGTGCTTAGCGACGTGCTCAAAACGCGCGTCTACAAGCTCGCCCACTACATCAACGAGCGGGCCGACACGGACGTCATTCCTCAGAACACCATCGACAAACCGCCGAGTGCCGAGCTGCGGAAGAATCAGAAGGACACCGACTCGCTGCCTCCGTACGAAACCCTCGACGCCATTCTGGAGCGCTACGTCGAAAAGAAGAAGGAGCTGGGCACCATCGTCGGCGAAACCGGCCTCGACGAGGATCTCGTGCGGGACGTGCTCCGACTGGTGGACCGGAACGAGTACAAGCGTCGTCAGGCCCCGCCCGGCCTCCGCGTCACGGAGAAGGCGTTCGGGATCGGCCGCCGCATTCCGATCGTCATGCAGTGGGACCGGGAGGCCGGTGAAGCTCTCGCCTCTGAACGGCCTCTTCCTCGCTAA
- a CDS encoding YetF domain-containing protein encodes MMDWTWIWAKGDAALMVILSAVALYVLLILYTRLVGLRSFSKMSGFDFAITIAIGSVLASVTLWQKPTLLEGAVALGTLFGLQFVVGNLRKRLPGVTGLLDNTPLLLMNGSTVLSGNLRRANMTEADLRAKLREANVTQLEQVRAVVMESTGDVSVLHASPEAPALDPALLRDVDTGKA; translated from the coding sequence ATGATGGACTGGACCTGGATTTGGGCAAAGGGCGACGCGGCCCTCATGGTGATCCTCTCCGCGGTCGCGCTGTATGTTCTGCTCATCCTCTACACCCGGCTGGTCGGACTCCGCAGCTTTTCGAAAATGAGCGGATTCGATTTCGCAATTACCATCGCCATCGGGTCGGTGCTGGCCAGCGTCACGCTCTGGCAAAAACCCACGCTGCTGGAGGGGGCCGTCGCTCTGGGCACGCTCTTCGGGCTCCAGTTCGTGGTTGGAAACCTTCGAAAACGCCTCCCCGGCGTCACCGGTCTCCTCGACAATACGCCGCTCCTGCTCATGAACGGCTCCACAGTGCTGTCCGGCAATCTACGCCGGGCAAACATGACGGAAGCCGACCTGCGGGCCAAACTTCGCGAGGCCAACGTCACACAGCTAGAGCAGGTGCGAGCCGTCGTGATGGAATCGACGGGCGACGTGTCCGTCCTGCACGCCTCGCCGGAGGCTCCCGCTCTCGACCCGGCATTGCTGAGAGACGTAGATACGGGGAAGGCATAA
- a CDS encoding molybdopterin-dependent oxidoreductase, with amino-acid sequence MPIVTIDGTTYEYEGEQKLLQFCLNQGIELPHFCYHPAMSIPANCRQCLVKVGMPKKDRETGEVELNEDGEPEIQYMPGLQASCTIDLADGMVVQTHRSSEEVRDAQTDNLEFLLANHPLDCPICDQAGHCPLQIQAYKYGPEGSRFEFRKVHKPKRVKLGPRVTLDAERCINCTRCTRFTDEVSESGQLTITNRGVKNYPMTAPGETFDDPYSMNTIDICPVGALTATDFRFKARIWEMSSTPSITTTNATGANCHYWVRDNQVLRITPRQNMAVNEHWLPDEDRLVYNKFNDNRPDGPHIRTSDTLKGAQWDQAFAKVASLLGSADPERTLFLGSAHATVEDNYLLKQLAEAVGAEPPRYIPHLEPGAGDDWLITDDKTPNAQGCERLGIQPIDEELVGSRIEKGKYDLVYVLEDDPVGSGLCTAEALKTQDVDVVLHYYNTTNETLPHATAALPAAMVVETVGTYVNQDGRAQRVRPAKEIQGVNRTLMMEMGTNREDEHGTPFDRWHNDENKINCKPSWELLPEIAQKLGVEMNYTKGPKEIMDEVQSEIDAFEGATYDAMGLKGVQLEEVETGEAV; translated from the coding sequence ATGCCAATCGTCACCATCGACGGAACGACGTACGAATATGAGGGCGAGCAGAAGCTCTTGCAGTTCTGCCTGAACCAGGGCATTGAACTGCCGCACTTCTGCTACCACCCCGCCATGTCCATCCCGGCCAACTGCCGGCAATGCCTCGTGAAGGTAGGCATGCCGAAGAAGGACCGCGAAACCGGGGAGGTGGAGCTCAACGAGGACGGCGAGCCGGAAATCCAGTACATGCCGGGATTGCAGGCCAGCTGCACAATCGACCTGGCCGACGGCATGGTCGTCCAAACCCACCGCTCCAGCGAGGAGGTGCGCGATGCGCAGACGGACAATCTGGAGTTCCTCCTAGCCAACCACCCGCTCGACTGCCCCATCTGCGATCAGGCCGGGCACTGCCCGCTCCAGATCCAGGCCTACAAGTACGGGCCGGAGGGCTCGCGCTTTGAGTTTCGGAAGGTGCACAAGCCCAAGCGCGTAAAGCTGGGGCCGCGCGTGACGCTCGACGCCGAGCGCTGCATCAACTGCACACGCTGCACGCGCTTTACCGATGAAGTGTCGGAGAGTGGTCAGCTCACGATCACGAACCGGGGCGTTAAGAACTATCCGATGACGGCGCCGGGCGAGACGTTCGACGACCCGTACTCGATGAACACGATCGACATCTGCCCGGTCGGCGCACTCACGGCCACGGACTTCCGCTTCAAGGCGCGAATCTGGGAGATGAGCTCCACCCCGTCGATCACGACGACCAACGCGACGGGCGCCAACTGCCACTACTGGGTGCGCGACAATCAGGTGCTCCGCATCACGCCGCGGCAGAACATGGCGGTGAACGAGCACTGGCTGCCGGACGAGGACCGGCTCGTCTATAACAAGTTCAACGACAACCGTCCGGATGGCCCCCACATCCGTACCAGCGACACGCTGAAGGGCGCCCAATGGGACCAGGCCTTCGCTAAGGTCGCCTCCCTTCTTGGCAGCGCTGACCCGGAGCGCACCCTCTTCCTCGGCTCCGCTCACGCGACTGTTGAGGACAACTACCTGCTCAAGCAGCTCGCGGAGGCGGTGGGTGCTGAGCCCCCGCGCTACATCCCCCACCTTGAACCAGGGGCGGGCGACGACTGGCTCATCACGGACGACAAGACGCCCAACGCTCAGGGCTGTGAGCGCCTCGGCATTCAGCCGATCGATGAGGAGCTAGTGGGCTCGCGCATCGAGAAGGGGAAGTACGACCTCGTCTACGTACTGGAAGACGACCCGGTCGGCTCCGGTCTCTGCACCGCCGAGGCCCTGAAGACCCAGGACGTAGACGTGGTTCTGCACTACTACAATACGACGAACGAGACCCTGCCCCATGCCACGGCGGCCCTCCCTGCCGCCATGGTGGTGGAGACGGTGGGCACCTACGTCAACCAGGACGGCCGGGCTCAGCGCGTGCGTCCCGCAAAGGAGATCCAGGGCGTGAACCGCACCCTCATGATGGAGATGGGCACCAATCGGGAGGACGAGCACGGCACGCCATTCGACCGCTGGCACAACGATGAGAACAAGATCAACTGCAAGCCCAGTTGGGAACTCCTTCCGGAGATCGCCCAAAAGCTCGGGGTGGAGATGAACTACACGAAGGGGCCGAAGGAGATCATGGATGAAGTGCAGTCGGAGATCGATGCCTTTGAGGGTGCGACGTACGACGCGATGGGACTGAAGGGCGTCCAACTCGAAGAGGTGGAAACGGGGGAGGCGGTGTAG
- a CDS encoding Uma2 family endonuclease, translating to MATATRPAPPPSLSHRVVNDEPVSTTEYLERERKSEERHEYVNGWLISMAAAATWSHSAITSNLDRELGLLLKETECRTASRDILVPFPETDRYAYPDLVVVCGEPALDPNRCDLLYNPAVVFEVLSPSTMDYDRGEKFARYRQLDSLQEYLLVAQDRPHVEHYVRQDDGSWRFTETDGLDAEIDLPSLDAALPISEIYLDVSFDDEHE from the coding sequence ATGGCTACTGCAACTCGTCCAGCTCCGCCTCCGTCCCTTTCCCATCGCGTCGTCAACGACGAACCGGTGTCAACGACCGAGTACCTTGAACGCGAGCGAAAAAGCGAGGAACGGCACGAATACGTCAATGGATGGCTCATTAGCATGGCTGCTGCCGCAACTTGGTCTCACAGCGCAATTACGTCCAACCTCGATCGTGAACTCGGGCTTCTACTCAAGGAGACGGAATGTCGCACTGCCTCCCGAGACATCCTCGTTCCCTTTCCCGAGACGGATCGATACGCGTACCCCGATCTCGTAGTCGTCTGCGGAGAACCTGCCCTCGATCCTAATCGGTGCGACCTTCTATACAACCCAGCCGTAGTCTTTGAGGTGCTCTCCCCCTCGACGATGGACTACGACCGCGGCGAAAAATTTGCCCGCTACCGACAGCTCGACTCCCTCCAGGAATACCTCCTCGTGGCCCAGGATCGTCCCCACGTCGAGCACTACGTGCGGCAGGACGACGGGAGCTGGCGCTTTACCGAAACCGACGGACTTGACGCAGAAATTGATCTGCCCTCCCTTGACGCGGCGCTCCCCATCTCCGAGATTTATTTAGATGTCTCCTTCGACGACGAACACGAGTGA
- the nuoF gene encoding NADH-quinone oxidoreductase subunit NuoF — translation MEATDGAPTSKAGDWRSYDRVLLPPIQDLHKLEVYEENGGYDQLRRVLDDSDMEPGDVTDAVKQSGLRGRGGAAFSTGMKWSFMPEPDERPRYLACNADESEPGTFKDRQILEYNPHLMFEGILIAGYALQIDTCYVYVRGEYADWITHMATQLEQAYEKGYVGENIMGSDFSMEIVLHKGAGAYICGEETSLMESVEGKRGYPRYKPPFPAQKGIFGCPTTINNVETLANVPLIMDKGPDWFANTGAEDHPGPVLYGISGHVNRPGVYEYPTGMLMSDLIHEVAGGVRGGKDIKAIIPGGASTAPIPGDWAEGVTMNSNSLNEAGTMFGTGGMLILDEDTDMVSWLRRVTHFFQDESCGQCTPCREGTGWLENLVTRIDQGEGNMRDLDLLLDLCDQMEGRTICAFADAASWPVRYTVQRFREDFEAKCKPSVHPVSAEVSGGAQSAVAATE, via the coding sequence ATGGAAGCGACCGACGGTGCCCCCACGTCCAAGGCCGGTGACTGGCGCTCGTACGACCGGGTGCTCCTCCCCCCCATTCAGGATCTCCACAAACTGGAGGTCTACGAGGAGAACGGTGGGTACGACCAACTCCGCCGCGTGCTCGACGATAGCGACATGGAGCCCGGCGACGTGACCGATGCGGTGAAGCAGTCGGGCCTGCGCGGACGGGGCGGCGCGGCCTTCTCCACAGGAATGAAGTGGAGTTTCATGCCGGAGCCGGACGAGCGTCCACGCTACCTTGCCTGCAACGCCGACGAGAGCGAGCCCGGAACGTTCAAGGACCGGCAGATTCTGGAGTACAACCCGCACCTCATGTTTGAGGGCATTCTGATCGCGGGCTATGCCCTCCAGATTGATACCTGCTACGTCTACGTGCGGGGCGAGTACGCCGACTGGATCACACACATGGCCACCCAGCTCGAGCAAGCCTACGAGAAGGGCTACGTCGGCGAAAACATCATGGGCTCGGACTTCTCGATGGAGATTGTGCTTCACAAGGGCGCCGGTGCCTACATCTGCGGGGAGGAAACCAGCCTCATGGAGAGCGTCGAAGGCAAGCGGGGCTATCCGCGCTACAAGCCGCCGTTTCCCGCCCAAAAGGGAATCTTCGGCTGCCCTACGACCATCAACAACGTGGAGACGCTGGCCAACGTCCCGCTCATCATGGACAAGGGCCCGGACTGGTTCGCCAACACGGGCGCTGAGGACCACCCGGGTCCCGTCCTCTATGGCATTTCGGGCCACGTCAATCGCCCCGGCGTCTACGAGTACCCCACTGGGATGCTCATGTCCGACCTTATCCACGAGGTGGCCGGCGGTGTGCGCGGCGGAAAAGACATCAAGGCCATCATTCCGGGCGGGGCCTCTACCGCACCGATTCCGGGCGACTGGGCCGAGGGCGTCACCATGAACTCCAACAGCCTGAACGAGGCCGGGACGATGTTTGGCACCGGCGGCATGCTGATCCTCGACGAGGACACCGACATGGTGTCCTGGCTCCGGCGCGTGACGCACTTCTTCCAGGACGAAAGCTGCGGCCAGTGCACGCCGTGTCGCGAGGGCACCGGCTGGCTCGAAAACCTCGTCACCCGCATCGATCAGGGCGAGGGCAACATGCGCGACCTCGACCTCCTGCTCGACCTCTGCGACCAGATGGAGGGCCGCACGATCTGTGCGTTTGCCGACGCAGCCTCCTGGCCCGTTCGCTACACCGTGCAGCGCTTCCGCGAGGACTTCGAAGCGAAGTGCAAGCCGTCGGTCCACCCCGTGAGTGCCGAGGTGTCAGGCGGGGCGCAGTCGGCGGTGGCGGCGACGGAGTAG
- a CDS encoding NAD(P)H-dependent oxidoreductase subunit E, translating into MSKFDIQKPIVELPDQDPEPEFSDDELVWTEEEQEQIEAWKDQYPEDQGAIMKVLWLAQEKYGYLPPEVIKFCGETLDMTFSQAYGVATFYHQYYKEEKGNYVLDVCTCFTCQVCGGYDILHYLEEKLDVHAGETTDDGMFTVQAAECLGACGSAPMLEVSNGVYVHQLTPEKIDDLIESLRAGEVPEFTSVTLPQDEDEMDGNRRTDVEKTTTYETQPRAEHME; encoded by the coding sequence ATGTCCAAGTTTGATATTCAGAAGCCCATCGTCGAACTCCCGGACCAGGACCCGGAGCCGGAGTTTTCCGATGATGAGCTCGTGTGGACCGAGGAGGAACAGGAACAGATCGAGGCCTGGAAGGACCAGTATCCGGAGGACCAGGGTGCAATCATGAAGGTCCTCTGGTTGGCCCAGGAAAAGTACGGCTACCTGCCGCCGGAGGTCATCAAGTTCTGCGGGGAGACGCTGGACATGACGTTCTCGCAGGCCTACGGCGTGGCCACCTTCTACCACCAGTACTACAAGGAGGAGAAGGGGAACTACGTGCTCGACGTCTGCACCTGCTTCACGTGCCAGGTGTGCGGTGGCTACGACATTCTGCACTACCTGGAAGAGAAGCTGGACGTGCACGCCGGCGAGACGACCGACGACGGCATGTTCACCGTGCAGGCGGCAGAGTGTCTTGGCGCTTGCGGCTCGGCCCCCATGCTGGAGGTCTCGAATGGGGTCTACGTGCACCAGCTTACGCCTGAGAAGATTGACGACCTGATTGAGAGCTTGCGGGCGGGCGAAGTCCCGGAATTCACGTCCGTCACGCTCCCGCAGGATGAGGACGAGATGGACGGCAACCGGCGCACCGACGTGGAGAAGACGACCACCTACGAGACGCAGCCACGCGCGGAGCATATGGAATAG
- the nuoD gene encoding NADH dehydrogenase (quinone) subunit D, which translates to MAQAPDFPGLDFGDRFRFWPKHNEKIYERLESKHAWLEEKQAAQGDGDLPVTQKAEMDPLENEMILNIGPQHPATHGVLRCVVKLDGETVEKSVLDIGYLHRGIEKLAEHKTYQEFMPYTDRMDYLAPYSNNVAWCLAVEKLAGIEVPERAQWIRMIMSELARISSHCLWLGVGMMDAGAVSGFLWTFQQREEIYAIMDEVAGARFTVSHSRIGGVANDLSARAIEMIEDFTDSFLDEVDGWETLLNRNRIWVERNKDVGRITKEEALELGVTGPNLRGSGVPYDVRRFEPYLKYDEVDFTIPVREEGDCLARYFLRLDEMKQSVRIINQCLDRMTEGPIRSDDAKEAYPSKEEVYYSMEGMIHDFMYTDVGTVPPKGAHSYHAVEGPKGELGFYLTSDGTGRPWRVRMNSPSFTNLQAMEYIMEGSLVADTVIIIGSLDPVMGEADK; encoded by the coding sequence ATGGCCCAAGCACCAGATTTCCCGGGGCTCGACTTTGGCGACCGTTTTCGGTTCTGGCCGAAGCACAACGAAAAAATCTACGAGCGCCTCGAAAGCAAACACGCATGGCTGGAGGAGAAGCAGGCCGCGCAGGGCGACGGCGACCTGCCCGTCACCCAGAAGGCGGAGATGGATCCGCTGGAAAATGAGATGATCCTCAACATCGGCCCGCAGCATCCGGCTACGCATGGGGTGCTGCGTTGCGTCGTGAAGCTCGATGGCGAAACCGTGGAGAAGTCGGTGCTCGACATCGGCTACCTGCACCGCGGCATCGAAAAGCTCGCGGAGCACAAGACGTACCAGGAGTTCATGCCGTACACCGACCGCATGGACTACCTGGCGCCCTACTCCAACAATGTGGCGTGGTGCCTGGCGGTGGAGAAGCTGGCCGGAATCGAGGTGCCGGAGCGGGCCCAGTGGATCCGGATGATCATGAGCGAGCTGGCTCGCATCTCCTCCCACTGTCTGTGGCTGGGCGTGGGCATGATGGACGCCGGGGCCGTGTCCGGGTTTCTCTGGACCTTCCAGCAACGGGAGGAGATCTATGCCATCATGGACGAGGTCGCCGGCGCGCGCTTCACGGTAAGCCACAGTCGGATCGGCGGGGTGGCCAACGACCTGTCGGCCCGAGCCATCGAAATGATCGAGGACTTCACCGACTCGTTCCTCGACGAGGTGGACGGCTGGGAGACCCTCCTCAACCGCAACCGCATTTGGGTGGAGCGCAACAAGGATGTGGGGCGCATCACGAAGGAGGAGGCGCTGGAACTCGGCGTCACCGGCCCCAACCTTCGCGGCTCCGGCGTGCCGTACGACGTGCGTCGTTTCGAGCCGTACCTCAAGTACGATGAGGTGGACTTCACCATCCCGGTCCGCGAAGAGGGCGACTGCCTGGCGCGATACTTCCTGCGCCTCGATGAAATGAAGCAGAGCGTCCGCATCATCAATCAGTGCCTCGACCGCATGACGGAGGGACCCATTCGCTCCGACGACGCGAAGGAGGCGTATCCGTCGAAGGAGGAAGTCTATTACTCCATGGAGGGCATGATTCACGACTTCATGTACACGGACGTGGGCACTGTGCCGCCGAAGGGCGCACACTCCTACCACGCCGTGGAGGGACCGAAGGGTGAGCTTGGCTTCTACCTCACGTCCGACGGCACTGGACGACCCTGGCGCGTGCGCATGAATTCGCCCTCCTTCACCAACCTGCAAGCCATGGAGTACATTATGGAGGGCTCCCTGGTGGCGGACACCGTCATCATCATCGGTTCGCTAGACCCCGTCATGGGCGAAGCCGACAAATAG
- a CDS encoding NADH-quinone oxidoreductase subunit C, with protein sequence MSNPDDPRASEPNDPEELRFEYTPSDEPRPEQETENPHAHDTTRVPEVIDALRTEFGEAILDVERYANEDTVYVEKERIQDICRFLKEDQNFEYFVDLGGIDRFTDEDRFEVFYNIVSVERQKRIRLKVRVDENDMRVPSVTDIYRAANWNEREAYDMFGFEFVDHPDPRRMYMPEDFEYHPLRKEFPQLGVPGSLPLPPQTPDGDLTMDPFAAARGSQPRKSYEEPPVDQDSE encoded by the coding sequence ATGAGCAACCCTGACGATCCGCGCGCCTCGGAGCCCAACGATCCCGAGGAGCTTCGTTTCGAGTATACGCCCTCCGACGAGCCTCGCCCCGAGCAGGAAACGGAGAACCCGCATGCGCACGATACCACGCGGGTCCCCGAGGTCATTGACGCTCTCCGCACCGAATTTGGCGAGGCCATTCTTGACGTGGAGCGCTATGCCAATGAGGACACGGTCTACGTCGAAAAGGAACGGATCCAGGACATCTGCCGCTTCCTGAAGGAGGACCAGAACTTCGAGTATTTCGTGGACCTGGGCGGCATCGACCGCTTTACCGACGAGGACCGGTTTGAGGTCTTCTACAACATCGTGAGCGTGGAGCGGCAGAAGCGCATCCGGCTCAAGGTGCGCGTGGACGAAAATGACATGCGCGTGCCGAGCGTAACGGATATTTACCGGGCCGCCAACTGGAACGAGCGAGAGGCCTACGACATGTTCGGGTTCGAATTCGTCGACCACCCGGATCCCCGGCGCATGTACATGCCCGAGGACTTCGAGTATCATCCGCTCCGTAAGGAATTTCCGCAGCTGGGCGTGCCGGGATCTCTTCCACTGCCCCCGCAGACGCCGGACGGCGATCTCACGATGGACCCCTTTGCCGCCGCCCGCGGGTCGCAGCCGCGCAAGAGCTACGAGGAACCCCCCGTCGATCAAGATTCTGAATGA
- a CDS encoding NADH-quinone oxidoreductase subunit B has translation MAGSSASNGQGFFTTRVDAILNWARSNSLMPMPMGLACCAIEMMGFAGPKYDSARFGSEAMRFSPRQADLMIVAGWCSYKMSHAIRRVWDQMADPKWCVAMGACASTGGMHRCYGVVQGVDNFLPVDVYISGCPPRPEAVLHALLDIQEKIRNEYSVVKDYSHGEAAQQTPLIPENSSKFPGQLEKPKAPSHAFDFPQGSADEDSEDASAEPAVA, from the coding sequence ATGGCTGGATCCAGCGCAAGCAACGGACAAGGCTTCTTTACGACTCGGGTCGACGCCATTTTGAACTGGGCGCGGTCCAACTCCCTCATGCCCATGCCGATGGGCCTGGCCTGTTGTGCCATCGAAATGATGGGCTTTGCGGGGCCGAAGTACGACTCCGCCCGCTTCGGCAGCGAGGCGATGCGATTTTCGCCCCGCCAGGCCGACCTCATGATCGTGGCCGGCTGGTGCTCCTACAAGATGAGCCACGCCATCCGTCGCGTGTGGGACCAGATGGCGGACCCGAAGTGGTGTGTCGCTATGGGGGCCTGTGCCTCTACGGGCGGCATGCATCGCTGCTACGGCGTTGTACAAGGTGTGGACAACTTCCTCCCCGTCGACGTCTACATCTCCGGCTGCCCGCCGCGTCCGGAAGCGGTCCTGCATGCCCTTCTGGACATCCAGGAGAAGATTCGCAACGAGTATTCCGTGGTAAAGGACTACAGCCACGGCGAAGCCGCCCAGCAGACGCCCCTTATTCCGGAGAACAGCAGCAAATTCCCTGGCCAGCTTGAAAAGCCAAAGGCGCCGAGTCACGCGTTCGACTTCCCCCAAGGGTCGGCCGACGAAGACTCCGAGGACGCCTCGGCAGAACCGGCGGTCGCCTAA
- a CDS encoding NADH-quinone oxidoreductase subunit A, which yields MFGEFVPLFLMIALATGLALTLLAAAAYVGPSRPSGTKTMPYESGMDPVGSAHERYSVKFYLVAMIFIVFDVEVVFMWPWAASFHNFIDSGAGLGVVAVISLFAIILLVGLVYDIKKGGLDFEQ from the coding sequence ATGTTTGGAGAGTTTGTGCCCCTTTTTCTGATGATTGCGCTGGCCACCGGGCTGGCACTCACCCTGCTGGCCGCCGCCGCGTACGTCGGCCCCAGCCGCCCGAGCGGCACGAAAACAATGCCCTACGAGAGCGGCATGGACCCGGTTGGCAGCGCCCACGAGCGATACTCGGTCAAGTTTTATCTCGTGGCGATGATCTTCATCGTCTTTGACGTGGAGGTCGTCTTTATGTGGCCCTGGGCGGCGAGCTTCCACAACTTCATCGATAGTGGCGCCGGCCTCGGGGTGGTCGCCGTCATCTCCCTCTTCGCAATCATTCTGCTGGTGGGACTGGTCTACGACATCAAGAAGGGCGGGCTCGACTTCGAGCAATAG